The Oncorhynchus nerka isolate Pitt River linkage group LG15, Oner_Uvic_2.0, whole genome shotgun sequence genome contains the following window.
cacactgggagcagtggtgtgGTCTTGCTGGTTTGGGCGTCTCTGGGTCTGGTTCCCCTGAAGGACTCTCCCCGCTGTCAGAGTGagagtctggtctctctcctgccAAAGACAGAGCATTTAGTTAAATACTAAACAAAGACCTTAATGAAATCGCCACATCATAAAACTGTCTTCCTATGAGGTTTAATTTAGACTGGGCCCCTCAATAACCTGAGGCCAGAACTGCAAcggtgctgggtttttcatgctcaacagtttcccctgtgtttcaagaatggtccaccacccaaaggacatccagtcaatttgacatttacatttgagtgatttagcagacactcttatccagagacactacagtagtgagtcatttagcagagtctcttatacagagtcactacagtagtgagtcatttagcagactctcttatacAGACAaaactacagtagtgagtcatttagcagactctcttacaCAGACAaaactacagtagtgagtcatttagcagacactctgatccagagccactacagtagtgaatcatttagcagacactcttatccagagccactacagtagtgagtcatttagcagacactcttatccagagccactacagtagtgagtcatttagcagacactctgatccagagccactacagtagtgagtcatttagcagattctcttatccagagccactacagtagtgagtcatttagcagacactcttatccagagccactacagtagtgagtcatttagcagagccactacagtagtgagtcatttagatccagagccactacagtagtgagtcatttagcagattctcttatccagagccactacagtagtgagtcatttagcagacactcttatccagagccactacagtagtgagtcatttagcagactctcttatacAGACAaaactacagtagtgagtcatttagcagactctcttacaCAGACAaaactacagtagtgagtcatttagcagacactctgatccagagccactacagtagtgaatcatttagcagacactcttatccagagccactacagtagtgagtcatttagcagacactcttatccagagccactacagtagtgagtcatttagcagacactctgatccagagccactacagtagtgaatcatttagcagacactcttatccagagccactacagtagtgaatcatttagcagactctctgatccagagccactacagtagtgagtcatttagcagacactcttatccagagccactacagtagtgagtcatttagcagacactcttatccagagccactacagtagtgagtcatttagcagacactctgatccagagccactacagtagtgaatcatttagcagacactctgatccagagccactacagtagtgagtcatttagcagactctcttatccagagccactacagtagtgagtcatttagcagactctcttatccagagccactacagtagtgagtcatttagcagacactcttatccagagccactacagtagtgagtcatttagcagacactctgatccagagccactacagtagtgagtcatttagcagacactcttatccagagccactacagtagtgagtcatttagcagacactctgatccagagccactacagtagtgagtcatttagcagattctcttatccagagccactacagtagtgagtcatttagcagacactcttatccagagccactacagtagtgagtcatttagcagactctcttatccagagccactacagtagtgagtcatttagcagacactcttatccagagccactacagcagtgagtcatttagcagattctcttatccagagccactacagtagtgagtcatttagcagacactcttatccagagccactacagtagtgagtcatttagcagacactctgatccagagccactacagtagtgaatcatttagatccagagccactacagtagtgaatcatttagcagacactcttatccagagccactacagcagtgagtcatttagcagattctcttatccagagccactacagtagtgagtcatttagcagacactcttatccagagccactacagtagtgagtcatttagcagacactctgatccagagccactacagtagtgaatcatttagcagacactctttagCAGACTcttgatccagagccactacagtagtgagtcatttagcagacactcttatccagagccactacagtagtgagtcatttagcagacattagtgagtcagacactcttatccagagccactacagtagtgaatcatttagcagacactctgatccagagccactacagtagtgagtcatttagcagacactcttatccagagccactacagtagtgagtcatttagcagactctcttatccagagccactacagtagtgagtcatttagcagactctcttatccagagccactacagtagtgaatcatttagcagacactctgatccagagccactacagtagtgagtcatttagcagacactctgatccagagccactacagtagtgagtcatttagcagactctctgatccagagccactacagtagtgaatcatttagcagacactctgatccagagccactacagtagtgagtcatttagcagactctctgatccagagccactacagtagtgaatcatttagcagacactctgatccagagccactacagtagtgagtcatttagcagacactctgatccagagccactacagtagtgagtcatttagcagactctctgatccagagccactacagtagtgaatcatttagcagacactctgatccagagccactacagtagtgaatcatttagcagacactctgatccagagccactacagtagtgagtcatttagcagacactctgatccagagccattacagtagtgaatcatttagcagacactctgatccagagccactacagtagtgaatcatttagcagattctctgatccagagccactacagtagtgagtcatttagcagactctctgatccagagccactacagtagtgagtcatttagcagactctctgatccagagccataacatttacatgattagctgaatcataaggagtcgctagagcatcatgggacaagaacatcctggctggccaaactctcccctaacccggacgacgctgggccaattgtgcgccgtcgtcatgggtctcccggtggtGACACAGCCTGAGATCGAACCCGGGGCTCTAGTGATtgcctcaagcactgcaatgccttagaccgctgctccactaaGGGCCTATGCTAAATAATTTACAACCGTTGTCTGCCCAGTTGATAATGACCCGCTGAAACTACAAACtacatacaatgccttcagaaagtattcacaccccttgacttattacacacaaaaaaaatgtgctAGCTACATCTCAGACTGCTATGGAATGTTGAGTGGAAGCTTTACGTCATTTGGAATGACTAGCTAGTTTAGTCCAGGGCTGGACGGAATGGAAGGTATAAGGTCTGATGTGATTGGGTGCTGCTAAAATTGATTCATAGTTTTGGTTGGTTGGTTCAGCATTTTAATTCTATGGTTGCACGTCCTTACTAAATATTGACAGGAGCGCTACAATAACAAAAAACACCGCTGTTTAACATGGTACTTACTGTATGTACCGGTGTTCATTAGATCTCCAGCctgttcttcctcttcttccaatGTGACCGTCGTCTCCGTCACGCCAAAAcagtcttcctcttctttcactgcgACAGTCATCTCCGTCACGCCAAAacggtcttcctcttctttcactgcgACAGTCATCTCCGTCACGCCAAAAcagtcttcctcttctttcactgcgACAGTCATCTCCGTCACGCCAAAAcagtcttcctcttctttcactgcgACAGTCATCTCCGTCACGCCAAAAcagtcttcctcttctttcactgcgACAGTCATCTCCCCCTCTTCAACCCCCAAaactccatcctcctcttctttcacagtaacatcatcctcttcttctttcactcTGTAAGCTTCGTCCTCTTTTTCTTTCACTGgtacagcctcctcttcctcctcttttaaGAGAGTTCCTTTCTCCATCCAACAGACCTCCTCTTTAGCAGGGGGGAGTAGCTTCGTGAACTAATGGTCggggacgttagctagctagttagcattagcgacTAGACTAGTGCTAACTTAACCAGCCAGCTAGCTGACTAACAACGTCAATATGAAATTAAATGGGGTAGCTGAGTGTGTTATTTTTACACGTAGAAGTGTATTTAAAACATAGCGGCATATAAACAACGAAATTGTCCCAAAGATCTTAAATGTTCCGACTTTGTTGTCAAGCGAGCTACCGAGATGGCTGCAGTTGTTGAAGAagcgttccgtccactagattatacgtcacagtAGCAGCGTGGCCTGAAATACACATACCGCCATCTGCTGTCTGGAGTGGGTAAAGCAGTTgagtaaaatgttttttttttgtggggggatGTTTCTCGACCATTAAATAATATACCGTAtcaacaacacaaccacaatggGTGGGGTGAAAAATGACATCTGAACTGAGCTTTTCGTCTATTCTGTGGCAGTACACTGGAACTGAAGTAGTTAGTCAAAATCAGCGTGGTTTTCAGAGCAAAAACAGAAATATAACACAAGGTCAAGTCATTTTATACACATGAATTAGATAGTTACAATTAACTAGTGAAGCGACAATGTACATTCAAATAAAACAGTCCAATGTTGCAGTTAGttaacaagctagctagctagttagctaatatGAACTATGCATGGCTGTAACACAATCAAAACAAGTCATCAAAAATATAGCACTTGCATACATATTTACAACCAAAGGAACATTTCACTTtatacctagtcagatatattATCTAGCTAGTTATGTCTTACCGTCTCAGCAGAATAAATGCTAATTCTGGATCACTTTaactccctctgttctctctacttTGTGTAGGGAAATCTGAGGTTCACTCTCTCCTCTTGGCCCGGactctattactgctgctgggtCAGGTCGTTTGCCATGTTTTCTGTCTGTAAACTACCAATGATGGTTACTTATGtaaccggggcggcagggtagcctagtggttagagtgttggactagtaaccgaaaggttgcaagttcgatatccccgagctgacaaggtacaaatctgtcgttctgcccctgaacaggcagttaacccactgttcctaggccgtcattgaaaataagaatttgttcttaactgacttgcctaataaaggttaaaaaaaaaaaaaattcaactaTCATCAGCTGGTCCAGGAAATCattttctgaatgacagtcaCATGACAAACATCACGACATACAACAACAACCAAACTGCTTCTTCATTCATTACTGTGGTAAAGACAGTTATGCTGCTCCACGTTGGATCCAACATCCCTAACAAATTGATGTTTATAGTGTGTTATTGTCTATTTGATTTACAGTAGGGTCTCGTTAGTCTGTTTGGACATATTTTCTTGGCTCTGTTAATGTCCGTAGAGACCATGGTGCTTCCCTTGATGGTCAGGGGAACGGCAACCTCAGTAGACCTATTTCAGGCCCTGTGTCACAgcactgagcttgttgtcattacagggcagacatcctcatgtggtacacttcctgcaggctcatcctgacatgaccctccagcatgacaatgcctggACCAGACCCGCTTGATTTTCTGCAAGacaagaatgtcagtgttctgccttggtcagcgaagagcccggatctcaatcccattgagcacgtctgggacctgttggatcggagtgtgagggctagggccattccccccagaaatgtctgggacctgttggatcggagggtgagggctagggccattccccccagaaatgtctgggacctgttggatcggagggtgagggccagggccagtccccccagaaatgtatgggacctgttggattggagggtgagggctagggccattccccccagaaatgtctgggacctgttggatcggagggtgagaggCCTGCTCAGTCCCCCAGAAATGTacgggacctgttggatcggagggtgagggctaaaaAAGTCCCCTtcagaaatgtctgggacctgtcCCTTTCAGGGTGAGGGTCTAGGGCCAGTCCCCCAGAAATgtttgggacctgttggatcagaaggtgagggctagggccatttccccagaaatgtctgggacctgttggatcggtcCTAGACAAGTGTCAGTGTTCTGCTTATGGTCCTAAGTAGCCCggattcccccagaaatgtctgggacctgttggatcggagggtgagggctagggccattccccccagaaatgtatgggacctgttggatcggagggtgagggccagggccagtccccccagaaatgtatgggacctgttggattggagggtgagggctagggccattccccccagaaatgtctgggacctgttggatcggagggtgagggccagggccagtccccccagaaatgtacgggacctgttggatcggagggtgagggctagggccagtccccccagaaatgtctgggacctgttggatcggagggtgagggctagggccagtccccccagaaatgtttgggacctgttggatcagaaggtgagggctagggccattccccccagaaatgtctgggacctgttggatcggagggtgagggccagggccattccccacagaaatgtccgggaacttgcaggtgccttggtggaagaggcactgcagtacttaatgcagctggtggccacactagatactgactgttacttttgatgttGATCCCCCCCttgttgttcagggacacattattgcatttctgttagtcacatgtctgtggaacttgctcagtttatgtctcagttgttgaatgtgtgtttatacaaatatttacacgttaagttttctgaaaataaacgcagttgactgtgagaggacgtttctttattTTGCCTCACTACCTCGGCACTGGATTGGTTCATTTGTTtttgcaaatcaaatcaagctttatttatacagcacatttcagacatggatgcaACACAATGGATTCACAGGAAAAGACTCATTAAAAAAACACAAACATAACAATAAAACCTGAAAGACTAATGAGCATTCTAAGAAAATGGCATTGAATAAAATAgtaagaaatcaaatcaaatcaaaatctaatttatttatatagcccttcgtacatcagctgatatctcaaagtgctgtacagaaaccacagcctaaaaccccaaacagcaagcaatgcaggtgtagaagaacagaTATACAgtccaaaatataagcttgttataCATCGTTGTTTGTAAATAATAGTataactataataatataatataatatattgttTGTATAAAAtattatagtataatataattgCACCGAGAAATAGTCAGTTGGCTGCATAAATAATTGTGATTACAAAATGTTACATAAATTGTAAATATCAAAACAAAATGTTCACCCCTTTGTTAATATGTATTGGCAATAATTAACTTAAGGGTGAGGCATGGAATAATATGAAAATcaaatcagtttattccagtttcACTCACTGTTACCCTATGTAAAACTGACTATACCAGATATTTACAATGTCAAGAATCTTTCTGAAAATGGCTCCAACACTctcactcagcaaactggatgcagttggATCGGATAGTGCCATACCTGTTGGAGCACCTTATTGGACCTGTTGCAAATCAAATCAGGGCTTTAATTCAGCACATTTCAGACCTGTGgatcaggtcatctacaagtccatgctaggtaaagacTCTGCCTTATCTCAAAACACCCATAACAATAAAATAGGAAGTGTTGGATCTCATGATCATCCCTAAGAGCCAATGGCTCATTTGGCCGGAAGAGGCACTGCAGTTAAAATACttaagaaatcaaatcaaatcaaaatctgaATTTTATTCCTCACCAAATATTCAAACAAAATAAACATCAGCTAAATTTATAAAaacccacccattttcaccttaaaaaaacaaacatccccatactgtttttatactgtttttcaaatcaaaattttatttatttatttatttacttttctgctgatatctcaaagtgctgtacaaaacCCATCCTAAAACTGTTAACATGACCATTGTTTTAAGAAATAGTGTATAATCTATAAAATATATTATTATACATCCTCATTGTTTGtaaataatatatagtataatattataATGTAAAATATTGTTTGTATAAATAATTGTGATTAcaaactctgtgttgtctgttcaaaTGCTATCAAAACAATCTGTTCACCCCTTTGCAAATGAGAATTGGCaactaattaaataaaggtgaaataaaaatgaaaaataaataaaaatgagaaATATGAAATATGAGGTGATTTGAGTCATGCTTCTTCAGTAGTGGAATAAAGACAATTAGCACTTGAATGTTATAAAGAAATACTGTGTGTAAATATTGGGAGTGATGTATTATTGTTAATAAAACGGTTCATAgaccaatttttatttatttactgcgTCCAATTCTATAAGCTGCAAGTAGGTTGAAATTAAGTTGTTTGAAACAATTACTTGAAATATAGGTATTTTCAACGTTCAACCAAAACCGAACGTAGTCTTGACGTCGTTATATAGTTTTTCAAAGACAtgaaaaaatacttattttcaacgacctaaaagaaaaagaagaaaaaaacatcgGCTCTCAACTAAAACTGAATGTTGGACGTCGGACAAATGTTATTGAAAAGATGACTATGTAGCCCAATGTCAAAACATGTTGTAATGGGtccaaatcaataaccaataCAGTTTGTGATATTGAAAACCTAAACATAAAATGTACTATCTACACAAACATCTGAAACAAtaatcatattattattattttataaacTGCACAAGCAGTtcggagcggcaggtagcctattggttagagcgttggtaaacgaaaggttgctagattgaatccctgagctgacaaaagtaaaaatcagttaacccactgttcctaggccgacattgaaaataaacatttgttcttaactgacctgttaaataaataaataaaataaataaaataaaaaaacaagcaTCTAAAACACTTGTTTTGACAACTGgcaataaatcactgatatcTATTAGTGGGGAAATCAGGTTGTAGGTTGCTGTTGAAACGAACaaaaaataacaacaaaaaacatggaaatgggagatatattttacctcactggttagaggacaacctgcagaagacagtcagctacatTTTGGAGTGACGCATTTAAATGTCGGGGTCTCCAAAACGAAGAGAAACACAACACATATTTAGCATCACTCACATCAATATCACGTTGAAATCAATGGCacaagagggggagatgaggttgCACGACCTGATAAAACTAACAGCTCAAAAAACACACGGAATCTGGGAATAATGTGtacatcactggttagaggacaatttgTAGACGACACAATTTGAAGTGTtgcattttgattcaagtgggtcGCCAATGCAATAAGTGTAACGCAACAAGTAATCACAAATAGTACTTTCATTTCAGAACCTGGATTTTTCCCCTGATGAGGCTAATATCCACATCACACTGAACTCAATAGAACAGGGGCAAAATATTAGGGTTCTACATTGTCATATTATTAATTAAAATACACCTTCTACAATGttaaaaacattctacattgtgacatcattagaacactcctactacaatgttaaaacattctacattgtgacattatttaattgatatcatgaaacaacttcttcatgtatgtattttctgatgttttaTCAGAGCtcttttatcagagtatctcttgtcacattgatcacagctaaagGATTTTTCTCCTGTGTGTTTTTTCAGATGTACCATCAGGCAGCTTGAGCgaataaaactcttcccacattgctTACAGCTATGAGgcctctctccagtgtgtgttctctggtgtgatagtAATGTATATAATTTTGAAAATATCTTTCCACATTCAgaacagctataaggtttctctccagtgtgaattctctggtgtgacTGTAATGTATATAATTTTGAGAAGGTCTTCCCACACTCAGAGCAGCAGtgaggtttctctccagtgtgtattctcaGGTGTGCTATCAGGTTGCTTGATtgagcaaaactcttcccacattgattacagctataaggtttctctcctgtgtgtgttctctggtgtgatttaAAATTTCCTGAGATAgaaaaactctttccacagtcagagcagtggtaagctttctctcctgtgtgtattctctggtgtataGTCAGATGGCTAGATgaaacaaaactcttcccacattgatcacagctataagatttctctcctgtgtgtgttctctggtgtattgTCAGACGGCTAGATGAAACAAAACTTttcccacattgattacagcaataaggtttctctcctgtgtgtgttctctggtgtatagtCAGAGAGCTCGAAGTAACAAAACTCTTTTTACATTgttcacagctataaggtttctctcctgtgtgtgttctctgatgtatAGTCAGACAGCCAGATgtaacaaaactcttcccacattgatcgcagctgaaaggtttctctccagtgtgaattctctggtgtgattGTAATGTATATAATCTTGAAAAggtcttcccacagtcagagcagcgtTGAGATTTCTTCTCTGTGGATCTCTGCTGGTGTTTTGTGAGGGTTTCTGATGTGGAGAGACTCTTCTTTGCCTCATCAGCTtcatgatgttgttgaggctccccagaggatccacgatagtcacgtctctctcctgtgtgaacgacaaagtcagacagatggttaaaggcccacaacagcagaAATCCACTGTTTATTTGAGCTAAAAGGTGATGCCCGTGATGTTGTGCAACAATTTAAGTCTGTAATGACATTTAAATGCTGTGATAAACTTATTTGACAATTGTCTTAGGACAAATCTGCCCCGATTCCAGCCTTTCTGAAGCACCCCCAGATCATCACCAATCTTCCACAAAGTTTCAGTGGGTGCGagacactgtggcttgtaggcctctccaggtctCGCACTCACTGtgaaatttggtggaggatcTGTGATGATCTGTGGTGGTACTTCAGCAAGGCTGGAATCGGGGCAGATTTGTCTTTTGTGAAGGACGCATGAATCAAGCCACGTACAAGGTCGTCCTGGAAGAAAACTTGCTTCCTTCTGATCTGACAATGTTCACCAAAACTCTTGAGGATTGT
Protein-coding sequences here:
- the LOC135560345 gene encoding zinc finger protein 184-like, which produces MRSLSYSPAKEEEVCWTEKEALVKEEEEEEADTIKQEVEGEAVKEEEKDAFRVKEEEDVTVKEEEEEKDQDAVFGVKEEEEEMTVTSKKEEEETGYLGPVSQIHLKASNGSNNELNHKMVLRNRSLINTRERRDYRGSSGEPQQHHEADEAKKSLSTSETLTKHQQRSTEKKSQRCSDCGKTFSRLYTLQSHQRIHTGEKPFSCDQCGKSFVTSGCLTIHQRTHTGEKPYSCEQCKKSFVTSSSLTIHQRTHTGEKPYCCNQCGKSFVSSSRLTIHQRTHTGEKSYSCDQCGKSFVSSSHLTIHQRIHTGEKAYHCSDCGKSFSISGNFKSHQRTHTGEKPYSCNQCGKSFAQSSNLIAHLRIHTGEKPHCCSECGKTFSKLYTLQSHQRIHTGEKPYSCSECGKIFSKLYTLLSHQRTHTGERPHSCKQCGKSFIRSSCLMVHLKKHTGEKSFSCDQCDKRYSDKRALIKHQKIHT
- the LOC135560358 gene encoding zinc finger protein 37 homolog, translated to MEKGTLLKEEEEEAVPVKEKEDEAYRVKEEEDDVTVKEEEDGVLGVEEGEMTVAVKEEEDCFGVTEMTVAVKEEEDCFGVTEMTVAVKEEEDCFGVTEMTVAVKEEEDRFGVTEMTVAVKEEEDCFGVTETTVTLEEEEEQAGDLMNTGTYRERPDSHSDSGESPSGEPDPETPKPARPHHCSQCGKSFTNSQNLKEHERTHTGENAFQCSQCENSFKELENLKIHQRTHSEEKPYHCSQCGMTFRWLQGLKRHERIHTGEKPYRCSHCENSFRWLEGLKRHERIHTGENPYQCSHCGRSFTQLASLKSHQRIHTQEEKTYHCSNCGKTFSRAEDLKSHERIERLCSDLCF